The following proteins are encoded in a genomic region of Magallana gigas chromosome 1, xbMagGiga1.1, whole genome shotgun sequence:
- the LOC105339692 gene encoding cysteine dioxygenase type 1 isoform X2 translates to MSRYDLNSLQSDLRKELGNGLTEENVKLVKDLMSRYKSDPRDWKDKEKWSDVKYTRTLLDKGNGHYNLMILCWNVGQESPIHNHPNSHCFMKTLEGVVHEELYKKPDMTSCQCSCGCKMEKIDDRDYAIDNVALITDKDGVHRVGNRSHVDKAVTLHLYSPPFTTCHKYDDNTSKEMEVPMGFDQDFSGRCCGTSCCS, encoded by the exons ATGTCGCGGTACGATTTGAATTCGTTACAGTCAGATTTGAGGAAGGAGCTGGGCAATGGTTTGACTGAGGAGAATGTAAAGTTAGTGAAAGATCTAATGTCTCGTTATAAAAGTGACCCCAGGGACTGGAAGGACAAGGAAAAGTGGAGCGATGTAAA GTACACACGGACTTTGCTGGACAAAGGAAACGGCCATTACAACCTGATGATTCTGTGCTGGAACGTTGGACAGGAGAGCCCCATACACAACCACCCAAACTCACACTGCTTCATGAAAACACTAGAGGGCGTGGTCCACGAGGAGCTTTACAAGAAGCCGGATATGACGTCATGTCAGTGTTCATGCGGATGCAAGATGGAAAAGATTGACGATAGAGACTATGCAATTGATAATGTTGCTTTAATCACAG ACAAAGATGGCGTGCACAGAGTTGGAAACAGAAGTCACGTGGACAAAGCCGTGACGCTACATCTCTACTCGCCGCCATTTACCACGTGTCATAAGTATGACGACAACACGAGTAAAGAGATGGAGGTCCCCATGGGATTCGATCAGGACTTCAGTGGTCGGTGTTGTGGCACCTCATGCTGtagtta a
- the LOC105339693 gene encoding uncharacterized protein isoform X2, which yields MKKFLVTAISIINKDIIDQGFCHNEHVKLELPVECGSNFTASALHSTDGNLILQCQHPLHGSLNCGVENVTGKYNVSTDIFEIDFIYNETVHGGQQYNISISCNDSSQAIQILLKPCRGFTVQSLQDQASALKRKAWANSTTSTYRTHMKTYLDFCDHISVPPLPATSKTLQLYATYLAKVKCFKFCSSQQYLNIIPHMHKLCNLPDLIPEDYQLKYLLMGIKLELGSAQFTVDSITPSHLLRMRSFIDFSSVEDLGFWCACLIAFYGLLRPGTIAITGPFETSQHVRRVELMPCSWGYLLCLRHTKTIQFRERELNVILPQVTWEMCPASAVQAYLHLTRGADLFGPLLLTGKGAVFTYSIFRRKLHSILVQAGIDDSNIKGHSFRRGGATWLSRIGVPVDQIQSIGYWSSDAVLRYIDPHFSNLLDTMVLFGKSLPNAK from the exons ATGAAGAAATTCCTAG TGACAGCAATCTCCATAATCAACAAAGACATAATTGACCAGGGATTCTGTCATAATGAACACGTCAAGTTAGAACTACCTGTTGAATGTGGCTCCAATTTCACTGCAAGTGCACTTCATTCCACTGATGGGAACCTCATTTTGCAATGCCAGCACCCCCTCCATGGTTCGTTGAATTGTGGCGTTGAGAATGTGACAGGAAAATACAATGTATCAACAGACATATTTGAGATTGACTTTATATACAACGAGACCGTCCACGGTGGTCAACAATATAACATCAGTATTTCCTGCAATGACTCGTCGCAAGCAATACAAATTCTTCTCAAACCATGTC GTGGATTCACTGTACAGTCCCTACAAGACCAAGCATCTGCTTTGAAAAGAAAGGCATGGGCTAACTCAACAACTTCCACTTATCGCACTCATATGAAGACTTACCTGGATTTTTGTGACCATATCAGTGTTCCCCCACTACCAGCAACTTCTAAAACATTACAGTTATATGCGACTTACTTGGCCAAAGTGAAGTgtttcaaattttgttcaagTCAGCAATACTTGAATATTATACCACACATGCACAAACTTTGTAATCTTCCAGACCTTATTCCAGAGGATTACCAGTTGAAATATTTGCTCATGGGTATTAAGCTAGAATTGGGTAGCGCCCAATTTACTGTCGATTCGATAACACCATCACATCTTCTCCGGATGAGATCTTTCATTGACTTTTCATCAGTTGAAGACTTGGGCTTTTGGTGTGCGTGTTTGATAGCCTTTTATGGTCTGCTTCGTCCAGGCACCATTGCAATTACAGGACCTTTTGAGACATCACAACATGTCAGAAGAGTTGAGTTGATGCCTTGTTCATGGGGCTACCTACTTTGCTTACGACATACAAAGACAATTCAGTTTCGAGAAAGGGAGCTTAATGTTATCCTTCCTCAAGTTACTTGGGAAATGTGTCCGGCATCAGCCGTTCAGGCTTACCTTCATCTTACAAGAGGAGCAGATCTTTTTGGGCCTCTTCTTCTCACAGGAAAAGGTGCCGTTTTTACCTACAGCATTTTCCGCCGAAAGCTACATTCCATACTTGTACAAGCAGGAATTGATGACAGTAACATCAAGGGTCATTCTTTTCGACGTGGTGGAGCCACCTGGTTAAGTCGGATTGGTGTGCCGGTGGATCAGATCCAATCGATTGGATACTGGTCGAGTGATGCAGTGCTAAGATACATTGACCCTCACTTTTCAAATTTACTAGATACCATGGTCCTCTTTGGTAAATCACTTCCAAATGCTAAATAG
- the LOC105339693 gene encoding uncharacterized protein isoform X1 — translation MKKFLGCFLFTHVTAISIINKDIIDQGFCHNEHVKLELPVECGSNFTASALHSTDGNLILQCQHPLHGSLNCGVENVTGKYNVSTDIFEIDFIYNETVHGGQQYNISISCNDSSQAIQILLKPCRGFTVQSLQDQASALKRKAWANSTTSTYRTHMKTYLDFCDHISVPPLPATSKTLQLYATYLAKVKCFKFCSSQQYLNIIPHMHKLCNLPDLIPEDYQLKYLLMGIKLELGSAQFTVDSITPSHLLRMRSFIDFSSVEDLGFWCACLIAFYGLLRPGTIAITGPFETSQHVRRVELMPCSWGYLLCLRHTKTIQFRERELNVILPQVTWEMCPASAVQAYLHLTRGADLFGPLLLTGKGAVFTYSIFRRKLHSILVQAGIDDSNIKGHSFRRGGATWLSRIGVPVDQIQSIGYWSSDAVLRYIDPHFSNLLDTMVLFGKSLPNAK, via the exons ATGAAGAAATTCCTAGGTTGTTTTCTGTTCACACACG TGACAGCAATCTCCATAATCAACAAAGACATAATTGACCAGGGATTCTGTCATAATGAACACGTCAAGTTAGAACTACCTGTTGAATGTGGCTCCAATTTCACTGCAAGTGCACTTCATTCCACTGATGGGAACCTCATTTTGCAATGCCAGCACCCCCTCCATGGTTCGTTGAATTGTGGCGTTGAGAATGTGACAGGAAAATACAATGTATCAACAGACATATTTGAGATTGACTTTATATACAACGAGACCGTCCACGGTGGTCAACAATATAACATCAGTATTTCCTGCAATGACTCGTCGCAAGCAATACAAATTCTTCTCAAACCATGTC GTGGATTCACTGTACAGTCCCTACAAGACCAAGCATCTGCTTTGAAAAGAAAGGCATGGGCTAACTCAACAACTTCCACTTATCGCACTCATATGAAGACTTACCTGGATTTTTGTGACCATATCAGTGTTCCCCCACTACCAGCAACTTCTAAAACATTACAGTTATATGCGACTTACTTGGCCAAAGTGAAGTgtttcaaattttgttcaagTCAGCAATACTTGAATATTATACCACACATGCACAAACTTTGTAATCTTCCAGACCTTATTCCAGAGGATTACCAGTTGAAATATTTGCTCATGGGTATTAAGCTAGAATTGGGTAGCGCCCAATTTACTGTCGATTCGATAACACCATCACATCTTCTCCGGATGAGATCTTTCATTGACTTTTCATCAGTTGAAGACTTGGGCTTTTGGTGTGCGTGTTTGATAGCCTTTTATGGTCTGCTTCGTCCAGGCACCATTGCAATTACAGGACCTTTTGAGACATCACAACATGTCAGAAGAGTTGAGTTGATGCCTTGTTCATGGGGCTACCTACTTTGCTTACGACATACAAAGACAATTCAGTTTCGAGAAAGGGAGCTTAATGTTATCCTTCCTCAAGTTACTTGGGAAATGTGTCCGGCATCAGCCGTTCAGGCTTACCTTCATCTTACAAGAGGAGCAGATCTTTTTGGGCCTCTTCTTCTCACAGGAAAAGGTGCCGTTTTTACCTACAGCATTTTCCGCCGAAAGCTACATTCCATACTTGTACAAGCAGGAATTGATGACAGTAACATCAAGGGTCATTCTTTTCGACGTGGTGGAGCCACCTGGTTAAGTCGGATTGGTGTGCCGGTGGATCAGATCCAATCGATTGGATACTGGTCGAGTGATGCAGTGCTAAGATACATTGACCCTCACTTTTCAAATTTACTAGATACCATGGTCCTCTTTGGTAAATCACTTCCAAATGCTAAATAG
- the LOC105339692 gene encoding cysteine dioxygenase type 1 isoform X3, with protein sequence MSRYDLNSLQSDLRKELGNGLTEENVKLVKDLMSRYKSDPRDWKDKEKWSDVKYTRTLLDKGNGHYNLMILCWNVGQESPIHNHPNSHCFMKTLEGVVHEELYKKPDMTSCQCSCGCKMEKIDDRDYAIDNVALITDGVHRVGNRSHVDKAVTLHLYSPPFTTCHKYDDNTSKEMEVPMGFDQDFSGRCCGTSCCS encoded by the exons ATGTCGCGGTACGATTTGAATTCGTTACAGTCAGATTTGAGGAAGGAGCTGGGCAATGGTTTGACTGAGGAGAATGTAAAGTTAGTGAAAGATCTAATGTCTCGTTATAAAAGTGACCCCAGGGACTGGAAGGACAAGGAAAAGTGGAGCGATGTAAA GTACACACGGACTTTGCTGGACAAAGGAAACGGCCATTACAACCTGATGATTCTGTGCTGGAACGTTGGACAGGAGAGCCCCATACACAACCACCCAAACTCACACTGCTTCATGAAAACACTAGAGGGCGTGGTCCACGAGGAGCTTTACAAGAAGCCGGATATGACGTCATGTCAGTGTTCATGCGGATGCAAGATGGAAAAGATTGACGATAGAGACTATGCAATTGATAATGTTGCTTTAATCACAG ATGGCGTGCACAGAGTTGGAAACAGAAGTCACGTGGACAAAGCCGTGACGCTACATCTCTACTCGCCGCCATTTACCACGTGTCATAAGTATGACGACAACACGAGTAAAGAGATGGAGGTCCCCATGGGATTCGATCAGGACTTCAGTGGTCGGTGTTGTGGCACCTCATGCTGtagttaa
- the LOC105339693 gene encoding uncharacterized protein isoform X3: MKKFLGCFLFTHVTAISIINKDIIDQGFCHNEHVKLELPVECGSNFTASALHSTDGNLILQCQHPLHGSLNCGVENVTGKYNVSTDIFEIDFIYNETVHGGQQYNISISCNDSSQAIQILLKPCRFAVNATLLNESSIIVDCQHSSFNYSRTPLSIQQKEGNEYGTGSKNYHTPDCLTLRNGLRCVVPYTPGNVYQCYLGGAVYNIDSISNQTETTHLTRNTTYATGTAAKSIGFGNTRSMLFAMFPVAPAILIASCSR, encoded by the exons ATGAAGAAATTCCTAGGTTGTTTTCTGTTCACACACG TGACAGCAATCTCCATAATCAACAAAGACATAATTGACCAGGGATTCTGTCATAATGAACACGTCAAGTTAGAACTACCTGTTGAATGTGGCTCCAATTTCACTGCAAGTGCACTTCATTCCACTGATGGGAACCTCATTTTGCAATGCCAGCACCCCCTCCATGGTTCGTTGAATTGTGGCGTTGAGAATGTGACAGGAAAATACAATGTATCAACAGACATATTTGAGATTGACTTTATATACAACGAGACCGTCCACGGTGGTCAACAATATAACATCAGTATTTCCTGCAATGACTCGTCGCAAGCAATACAAATTCTTCTCAAACCATGTC GATTCGCAGTAAATGCGACTCTTCTCAACGAATCATCCATTATCGTTGATTGCCAGCATTCGTCATTCAACTATTCAAGAACTCCATTAAGTATCCAACAAAAGGAAGGGAACGAATATGGAACCGGCTCAAAAAACTATCACACACCTGATTGTCTTA CTCTACGAAACGGTTTACGATGTGTGGTACCATACACACCCGGTAATGTATACCAGTGTTACTTGGGCGGTGCAGTGTACAACATCGACAGCATAAGTAATCAAACAGAAACAACACATTTAACAAGAAACACAACTTACGCAACAGGAACTGCAGCCAAAA GTATTGGCTTTGGCAACACACGATCGATGCTGTTTGCTATGTTCCCTGTTGCTCCTGCCATATTAATCGCATCTTGCTCAAGATGA
- the LOC105339692 gene encoding cysteine dioxygenase type 1 isoform X1, which translates to MSRYDLNSLQSDLRKELGNGLTEENVKLVKDLMSRYKSDPRDWKDKEKWSDVKYTRTLLDKGNGHYNLMILCWNVGQESPIHNHPNSHCFMKTLEGVVHEELYKKPDMTSCQCSCGCKMEKIDDRDYAIDNVALITDKDGVHRVGNRSHVDKAVTLHLYSPPFTTCHKYDDNTSKEMEVPMGFDQDFSGRCCGTSCCS; encoded by the exons ATGTCGCGGTACGATTTGAATTCGTTACAGTCAGATTTGAGGAAGGAGCTGGGCAATGGTTTGACTGAGGAGAATGTAAAGTTAGTGAAAGATCTAATGTCTCGTTATAAAAGTGACCCCAGGGACTGGAAGGACAAGGAAAAGTGGAGCGATGTAAA GTACACACGGACTTTGCTGGACAAAGGAAACGGCCATTACAACCTGATGATTCTGTGCTGGAACGTTGGACAGGAGAGCCCCATACACAACCACCCAAACTCACACTGCTTCATGAAAACACTAGAGGGCGTGGTCCACGAGGAGCTTTACAAGAAGCCGGATATGACGTCATGTCAGTGTTCATGCGGATGCAAGATGGAAAAGATTGACGATAGAGACTATGCAATTGATAATGTTGCTTTAATCACAG ACAAAGATGGCGTGCACAGAGTTGGAAACAGAAGTCACGTGGACAAAGCCGTGACGCTACATCTCTACTCGCCGCCATTTACCACGTGTCATAAGTATGACGACAACACGAGTAAAGAGATGGAGGTCCCCATGGGATTCGATCAGGACTTCAGTGGTCGGTGTTGTGGCACCTCATGCTGtagttaa